A genomic region of Alnus glutinosa chromosome 11, dhAlnGlut1.1, whole genome shotgun sequence contains the following coding sequences:
- the LOC133881746 gene encoding protein kinase STUNTED-like isoform X4 has product MFVDVLASKNKNLLDGYLEVYEGLCSVKKVDLSGHIFTGSSVRKVLVREAKSHAAVAVVVGISKQKALGGWTSMAKYCTKRLPSTTDVLAIHNGKIVFGRFTNSQLPGLKGDLKPSFSLIQVPTSKECQSEFGDSEAESEISISKVVQNSIDEDLKDEVFNHACKSNELSLISTSIHARDPSEQRPLGWPLLRRASSSIPQAPRTRNLSVVQWVMSLPDRSPQLSPQCSTIEESPLEGDISEILDESIKTGVSASFELPKGLEHLLKTDSSVCKWFSHEVLKTSTSQFSSENMIGKGGCNRVYKGMLPDGKPVAVKILKSSKEAWKDFACEVDIISSLKHKHITALLGACMEDNALISVYDFLPRGSLEENLHGKNKDKSILSWEVRFNIAVGIAEALNYLHNECSRPVIHRDVKSSNILLSNGLEPQLSDFGLAIWGPTNSSFVTQSDVLGTFGYLAPEYFMYGKVSDKIDVYAFGVVLLELISGRKPISSETPKGQESLVMWAKPIIESEDVKGILDPNLDGKYDEVQLQRMVLAATLCITRAARLRPKMSQILKLLKGDKYVEEWDNSQHGDLKNLESQDNNDDEVYPNSSAELHLSLALLDVDDDTTSYSSLEQSNILSSEEYLKGRCSRSSSFD; this is encoded by the exons ATGTTTGTCGATGTTCTG GCTTCAAAAAACAAGAACTTGTTGGATGGTTATTTAGAAGTTTATGAAGGCCTATGTAGTGTAAAGAAG GTTGATCTCAGCGGTCACATATTCACAGGAAGTTCAGTGAGAAAGGTTCTGGTGAGAGAGGCAAAGAGCCATGCTGCTGTGGCTGTAGTTGTAGGGATAAGCAAGCAAAAAGCTCTCGG GGGTTGGACTTCCATGGCGAAATATTGCACCAAGAGATTGCCTTCAACAACCGATGTTTTGGCTATCCACAATGGGAAAATTGTCTTCGGAAGGTTCACCAATAGCCAACTACCag GTCTTAAAGGGGATCTAAAACCAAGTTTTAGTCTAATACAAGTTCCCACTTCCAAAGAATGCCAATCTGAATTTGGTGACTCTGAGGCAGAGTCAGAGATATCCATTTCCAAAGTGGTTCAAAACTCAATTGATGAAGACTTGAAGGATGAAGTTTTCAACCATGCCTGCAAAAGCAACGAACTTTCTTTGATATCGACTTCTATACATGCAAGAGACCCTTCGGAGCAAAGGCCGCTTGGTTGGCCATTACTCCGCAGAGCTAGTTCATCAATTCCACAAGCCCCACGTACAAGGAACTTGTCTGTGGTGCAATGGGTAATGAGCTTACCAGATCGTTCCCCACAGCTAAGTCCTCAATGTTCAACTATTGAAGAGAGCCCATTGGAAGGCGATATCAGTGAGATTTTGGATGAGAGTATTAAAACTGGTGTATCTGCATCGTTTGAGCTTCCAAAAGGCTTGGAGCATCTCCTCAAAACAGACTCATCAGTTTGCAAATGGTTCAGTCATGAGGTTCTGAAAACTTCAACTTCTCAGTTCTCCTCAG AAAATATGATTGGGAAAGGAGGTTGTAACCGTGTATATAAGGGGATGCTCCCAGATGGTAAGCCAGTGGCAGTAAAGATTCTGAAGTCAAGCAAAGAAGCATGGAAGGATTTCGCCTGTGAAGTTGATATCATCTCCTCATTGAAGCACAAACACATCACGGCCTTGCTTGGGGCCTGCATGGAAGATAATGCTCTAATCTCGGTTTATGACTTCTTGCCAAGAGGAAGCTTAGAGGAAAACCTACATG GTAAGAACAAAGATAAATCCATATTATCATGGGAAGTGAGATTTAACATAGCTGTTGGGATTGCTGAAGCTCTAAATTACCTGCATAATGAATGTTCTCGGCCTGTTATTCATAGAGACGTCAAGTCTTCAAACATTCTTCTCTCCAATGGGCTTGAACCACAG TTATCTGATTTTGGGCTTGCGATTTGGGGGCCAACAAATTCTTCGTTTGTGACACAAAGCGATGTATTAGGAACATTTGGTTATCTTGCTCCTGAATATTTCATGTATGGGAAAGTAAGTGACAAGATTGATGTGTATGCCTTTGGTGTAGTGCTTCTTGAATTGATATCAGGAAGAAAACCAATTAGCTCCGAGACTCCCAAAGGACAAGAGAGCTTGGTCATGTGG GCAAAGCCAATAATAGAAAGTGAAGATGTAAAAGGTATATTGGATCCAAACTTGGACGGAAAATATGATGAGGTTCAGCTGCAGAGAATGGTTCTTGCAGCAACCCTCTGCATCACACGGGCAGCTAGGCTTCGGCCTAAAATGAGCCAG ATACTAAAGCTCCTAAAAGGGGATAAATATGTCGAAGAATGGGATAACTCTCAACATGGTGATCTaaagaatttggaaagccagGACAATAATGATGACGAGGTTTATCCAAATTCTAGTGCAGAGTTACATTTGAGTCTTGCATTGCTTGATGTTGACGATGATACCACATCATATAGTAGTCTGGAGCAGAGCAACATTCTTTCTTCGGAAGAATACCTGAAAGGAAGATGTAGCAGATCATCTAGCTTTGATTAG
- the LOC133881747 gene encoding uncharacterized protein LOC133881747: MSRCIPFPPPGYVWNGVGGEALIELIKVNRERLKAEKEKKKNKEKKKRREDGEMWEMQSRKSRHKDDKNKRSREKSDNQKNRKYEVPRLENSSLSEQSSKPVCSTPRWMDQLVQEDFEMALRPNKDQFYSTLGMSTTLAEEMASGPTRERCHSSSRIEVVANENAETAPASTFSGSGLMQIESQYRTLIVNWIPPPLQTKHPKFDDQEWLFQRRQHISNMTREINAYNDDFCHGSTVPYPSAQYLSKADICALPFAISF, from the exons ATGTCCCGGTGCATACCATTCCCTCCACCTGGGTACGTGTGGAACGGTGTGGGTGGCGAGGCCCTTATAGAACTGATTAAG GTCAACAGAGAAAGGTTAAAGGctgagaaggaaaagaaaaagaacaaagagaaaaagaaaagaagggaagaTGGTGAGATGTGGGAAATGCAGAGTCGGAAAAGTAGGCACAAGGATGACAAGAACAAGAGAAGTCGGGAAAAAAGTGACAACCAAAAGAATAGGAAATATGAAGTCCCAAGGTTGGAGAACAGCAGTCTTTCTGAACAATCCAGCAAACCAGTTTGTTCTACTCCCAGGTGGATGGATCAACTTGTCCAAGAGGATTTTGAAATGGCTCTGAGACCCAACAAAGATCAATTTTATTCTACTCTTGGTATGTCCACAACACTTGCCGAGGAAATGGCTTCTGGACCTACCAGAGAGAGGTGTCACTCCTCTTCTCGAATTGAGGTTGTCGCTAATGAGAATGCCGAAACAGCTCCAGCATCCACCTTCTCTGGAAGTGGCTTAATGCAGATAGAATCACAATATAGGACATTAATTGTGAATTGGATTCCCCCTCCCTTACAGACTAAGCACCCTAAGTTTGATGATCAAGAGTGGCTCTTTCAAAGAAGGCAGCACATAAGTAACATGACAAGAGAAATTAATGCTTACAATGATGACTTCTGTCATGGAAGCACCGTCCCATACCCTTCTGCTCAGTATTTGTCCAAGGCTGACATATGTGCTTTGCCATTTGCAATATCATTTTGA
- the LOC133881746 gene encoding protein kinase STUNTED-like isoform X2 codes for MTVEEEVKAVVKKNVLVSIQMDSRSRELLSWALVKVADPGDCVVAVHVCRCSDQASKNKNLLDGYLEVYEGLCSVKKVDLSGHIFTGSSVRKVLVREAKSHAAVAVVVGISKQKALGGWTSMAKYCTKRLPSTTDVLAIHNGKIVFGRFTNSQLPGLKGDLKPSFSLIQVPTSKECQSEFGDSEAESEISISKVVQNSIDEDLKDEVFNHACKSNELSLISTSIHARDPSEQRPLGWPLLRRASSSIPQAPRTRNLSVVQWVMSLPDRSPQLSPQCSTIEESPLEGDISEILDESIKTGVSASFELPKGLEHLLKTDSSVCKWFSHEVLKTSTSQFSSENMIGKGGCNRVYKGMLPDGKPVAVKILKSSKEAWKDFACEVDIISSLKHKHITALLGACMEDNALISVYDFLPRGSLEENLHGKNKDKSILSWEVRFNIAVGIAEALNYLHNECSRPVIHRDVKSSNILLSNGLEPQLSDFGLAIWGPTNSSFVTQSDVLGTFGYLAPEYFMYGKVSDKIDVYAFGVVLLELISGRKPISSETPKGQESLVMWAKPIIESEDVKGILDPNLDGKYDEVQLQRMVLAATLCITRAARLRPKMSQILKLLKGDKYVEEWDNSQHGDLKNLESQDNNDDEVYPNSSAELHLSLALLDVDDDTTSYSSLEQSNILSSEEYLKGRCSRSSSFD; via the exons ATGACAGTTGAGGAGGAAGTGAAGGCTGTTGTGAAGAAAAATGTATTGGTTAGCATTCAAATGGACAGCCGTAGCAGAGAGCTGCTCAGCTGGGCTCTTGTGAAAGTAGCTGACCCTGGAGATTGCGTGGTTGCAGTTCATGTTTGTCGATGTTCTG ATCAGGCTTCAAAAAACAAGAACTTGTTGGATGGTTATTTAGAAGTTTATGAAGGCCTATGTAGTGTAAAGAAG GTTGATCTCAGCGGTCACATATTCACAGGAAGTTCAGTGAGAAAGGTTCTGGTGAGAGAGGCAAAGAGCCATGCTGCTGTGGCTGTAGTTGTAGGGATAAGCAAGCAAAAAGCTCTCGG GGGTTGGACTTCCATGGCGAAATATTGCACCAAGAGATTGCCTTCAACAACCGATGTTTTGGCTATCCACAATGGGAAAATTGTCTTCGGAAGGTTCACCAATAGCCAACTACCag GTCTTAAAGGGGATCTAAAACCAAGTTTTAGTCTAATACAAGTTCCCACTTCCAAAGAATGCCAATCTGAATTTGGTGACTCTGAGGCAGAGTCAGAGATATCCATTTCCAAAGTGGTTCAAAACTCAATTGATGAAGACTTGAAGGATGAAGTTTTCAACCATGCCTGCAAAAGCAACGAACTTTCTTTGATATCGACTTCTATACATGCAAGAGACCCTTCGGAGCAAAGGCCGCTTGGTTGGCCATTACTCCGCAGAGCTAGTTCATCAATTCCACAAGCCCCACGTACAAGGAACTTGTCTGTGGTGCAATGGGTAATGAGCTTACCAGATCGTTCCCCACAGCTAAGTCCTCAATGTTCAACTATTGAAGAGAGCCCATTGGAAGGCGATATCAGTGAGATTTTGGATGAGAGTATTAAAACTGGTGTATCTGCATCGTTTGAGCTTCCAAAAGGCTTGGAGCATCTCCTCAAAACAGACTCATCAGTTTGCAAATGGTTCAGTCATGAGGTTCTGAAAACTTCAACTTCTCAGTTCTCCTCAG AAAATATGATTGGGAAAGGAGGTTGTAACCGTGTATATAAGGGGATGCTCCCAGATGGTAAGCCAGTGGCAGTAAAGATTCTGAAGTCAAGCAAAGAAGCATGGAAGGATTTCGCCTGTGAAGTTGATATCATCTCCTCATTGAAGCACAAACACATCACGGCCTTGCTTGGGGCCTGCATGGAAGATAATGCTCTAATCTCGGTTTATGACTTCTTGCCAAGAGGAAGCTTAGAGGAAAACCTACATG GTAAGAACAAAGATAAATCCATATTATCATGGGAAGTGAGATTTAACATAGCTGTTGGGATTGCTGAAGCTCTAAATTACCTGCATAATGAATGTTCTCGGCCTGTTATTCATAGAGACGTCAAGTCTTCAAACATTCTTCTCTCCAATGGGCTTGAACCACAG TTATCTGATTTTGGGCTTGCGATTTGGGGGCCAACAAATTCTTCGTTTGTGACACAAAGCGATGTATTAGGAACATTTGGTTATCTTGCTCCTGAATATTTCATGTATGGGAAAGTAAGTGACAAGATTGATGTGTATGCCTTTGGTGTAGTGCTTCTTGAATTGATATCAGGAAGAAAACCAATTAGCTCCGAGACTCCCAAAGGACAAGAGAGCTTGGTCATGTGG GCAAAGCCAATAATAGAAAGTGAAGATGTAAAAGGTATATTGGATCCAAACTTGGACGGAAAATATGATGAGGTTCAGCTGCAGAGAATGGTTCTTGCAGCAACCCTCTGCATCACACGGGCAGCTAGGCTTCGGCCTAAAATGAGCCAG ATACTAAAGCTCCTAAAAGGGGATAAATATGTCGAAGAATGGGATAACTCTCAACATGGTGATCTaaagaatttggaaagccagGACAATAATGATGACGAGGTTTATCCAAATTCTAGTGCAGAGTTACATTTGAGTCTTGCATTGCTTGATGTTGACGATGATACCACATCATATAGTAGTCTGGAGCAGAGCAACATTCTTTCTTCGGAAGAATACCTGAAAGGAAGATGTAGCAGATCATCTAGCTTTGATTAG
- the LOC133881746 gene encoding protein kinase STUNTED-like isoform X3, with protein sequence MDSRSRELLSWALVKVADPGDCVVAVHVCRCSDQASKNKNLLDGYLEVYEGLCSVKKVDLSGHIFTGSSVRKVLVREAKSHAAVAVVVGISKQKALGGWTSMAKYCTKRLPSTTDVLAIHNGKIVFGRFTNSQLPGLKGDLKPSFSLIQVPTSKECQSEFGDSEAESEISISKVVQNSIDEDLKDEVFNHACKSNELSLISTSIHARDPSEQRPLGWPLLRRASSSIPQAPRTRNLSVVQWVMSLPDRSPQLSPQCSTIEESPLEGDISEILDESIKTGVSASFELPKGLEHLLKTDSSVCKWFSHEVLKTSTSQFSSENMIGKGGCNRVYKGMLPDGKPVAVKILKSSKEAWKDFACEVDIISSLKHKHITALLGACMEDNALISVYDFLPRGSLEENLHGKNKDKSILSWEVRFNIAVGIAEALNYLHNECSRPVIHRDVKSSNILLSNGLEPQLSDFGLAIWGPTNSSFVTQSDVLGTFGYLAPEYFMYGKVSDKIDVYAFGVVLLELISGRKPISSETPKGQESLVMWAKPIIESEDVKGILDPNLDGKYDEVQLQRMVLAATLCITRAARLRPKMSQILKLLKGDKYVEEWDNSQHGDLKNLESQDNNDDEVYPNSSAELHLSLALLDVDDDTTSYSSLEQSNILSSEEYLKGRCSRSSSFD encoded by the exons ATGGACAGCCGTAGCAGAGAGCTGCTCAGCTGGGCTCTTGTGAAAGTAGCTGACCCTGGAGATTGCGTGGTTGCAGTTCATGTTTGTCGATGTTCTG ATCAGGCTTCAAAAAACAAGAACTTGTTGGATGGTTATTTAGAAGTTTATGAAGGCCTATGTAGTGTAAAGAAG GTTGATCTCAGCGGTCACATATTCACAGGAAGTTCAGTGAGAAAGGTTCTGGTGAGAGAGGCAAAGAGCCATGCTGCTGTGGCTGTAGTTGTAGGGATAAGCAAGCAAAAAGCTCTCGG GGGTTGGACTTCCATGGCGAAATATTGCACCAAGAGATTGCCTTCAACAACCGATGTTTTGGCTATCCACAATGGGAAAATTGTCTTCGGAAGGTTCACCAATAGCCAACTACCag GTCTTAAAGGGGATCTAAAACCAAGTTTTAGTCTAATACAAGTTCCCACTTCCAAAGAATGCCAATCTGAATTTGGTGACTCTGAGGCAGAGTCAGAGATATCCATTTCCAAAGTGGTTCAAAACTCAATTGATGAAGACTTGAAGGATGAAGTTTTCAACCATGCCTGCAAAAGCAACGAACTTTCTTTGATATCGACTTCTATACATGCAAGAGACCCTTCGGAGCAAAGGCCGCTTGGTTGGCCATTACTCCGCAGAGCTAGTTCATCAATTCCACAAGCCCCACGTACAAGGAACTTGTCTGTGGTGCAATGGGTAATGAGCTTACCAGATCGTTCCCCACAGCTAAGTCCTCAATGTTCAACTATTGAAGAGAGCCCATTGGAAGGCGATATCAGTGAGATTTTGGATGAGAGTATTAAAACTGGTGTATCTGCATCGTTTGAGCTTCCAAAAGGCTTGGAGCATCTCCTCAAAACAGACTCATCAGTTTGCAAATGGTTCAGTCATGAGGTTCTGAAAACTTCAACTTCTCAGTTCTCCTCAG AAAATATGATTGGGAAAGGAGGTTGTAACCGTGTATATAAGGGGATGCTCCCAGATGGTAAGCCAGTGGCAGTAAAGATTCTGAAGTCAAGCAAAGAAGCATGGAAGGATTTCGCCTGTGAAGTTGATATCATCTCCTCATTGAAGCACAAACACATCACGGCCTTGCTTGGGGCCTGCATGGAAGATAATGCTCTAATCTCGGTTTATGACTTCTTGCCAAGAGGAAGCTTAGAGGAAAACCTACATG GTAAGAACAAAGATAAATCCATATTATCATGGGAAGTGAGATTTAACATAGCTGTTGGGATTGCTGAAGCTCTAAATTACCTGCATAATGAATGTTCTCGGCCTGTTATTCATAGAGACGTCAAGTCTTCAAACATTCTTCTCTCCAATGGGCTTGAACCACAG TTATCTGATTTTGGGCTTGCGATTTGGGGGCCAACAAATTCTTCGTTTGTGACACAAAGCGATGTATTAGGAACATTTGGTTATCTTGCTCCTGAATATTTCATGTATGGGAAAGTAAGTGACAAGATTGATGTGTATGCCTTTGGTGTAGTGCTTCTTGAATTGATATCAGGAAGAAAACCAATTAGCTCCGAGACTCCCAAAGGACAAGAGAGCTTGGTCATGTGG GCAAAGCCAATAATAGAAAGTGAAGATGTAAAAGGTATATTGGATCCAAACTTGGACGGAAAATATGATGAGGTTCAGCTGCAGAGAATGGTTCTTGCAGCAACCCTCTGCATCACACGGGCAGCTAGGCTTCGGCCTAAAATGAGCCAG ATACTAAAGCTCCTAAAAGGGGATAAATATGTCGAAGAATGGGATAACTCTCAACATGGTGATCTaaagaatttggaaagccagGACAATAATGATGACGAGGTTTATCCAAATTCTAGTGCAGAGTTACATTTGAGTCTTGCATTGCTTGATGTTGACGATGATACCACATCATATAGTAGTCTGGAGCAGAGCAACATTCTTTCTTCGGAAGAATACCTGAAAGGAAGATGTAGCAGATCATCTAGCTTTGATTAG
- the LOC133881746 gene encoding protein kinase STUNTED-like isoform X5, translated as MFVDVLYQWLITIWHTRFQVDLSGHIFTGSSVRKVLVREAKSHAAVAVVVGISKQKALGGWTSMAKYCTKRLPSTTDVLAIHNGKIVFGRFTNSQLPGLKGDLKPSFSLIQVPTSKECQSEFGDSEAESEISISKVVQNSIDEDLKDEVFNHACKSNELSLISTSIHARDPSEQRPLGWPLLRRASSSIPQAPRTRNLSVVQWVMSLPDRSPQLSPQCSTIEESPLEGDISEILDESIKTGVSASFELPKGLEHLLKTDSSVCKWFSHEVLKTSTSQFSSENMIGKGGCNRVYKGMLPDGKPVAVKILKSSKEAWKDFACEVDIISSLKHKHITALLGACMEDNALISVYDFLPRGSLEENLHGKNKDKSILSWEVRFNIAVGIAEALNYLHNECSRPVIHRDVKSSNILLSNGLEPQLSDFGLAIWGPTNSSFVTQSDVLGTFGYLAPEYFMYGKVSDKIDVYAFGVVLLELISGRKPISSETPKGQESLVMWAKPIIESEDVKGILDPNLDGKYDEVQLQRMVLAATLCITRAARLRPKMSQILKLLKGDKYVEEWDNSQHGDLKNLESQDNNDDEVYPNSSAELHLSLALLDVDDDTTSYSSLEQSNILSSEEYLKGRCSRSSSFD; from the exons ATGTTTGTCGATGTTCTG TATCAATGGTTGATTACCATTTGGCATACTCGATTTCAGGTTGATCTCAGCGGTCACATATTCACAGGAAGTTCAGTGAGAAAGGTTCTGGTGAGAGAGGCAAAGAGCCATGCTGCTGTGGCTGTAGTTGTAGGGATAAGCAAGCAAAAAGCTCTCGG GGGTTGGACTTCCATGGCGAAATATTGCACCAAGAGATTGCCTTCAACAACCGATGTTTTGGCTATCCACAATGGGAAAATTGTCTTCGGAAGGTTCACCAATAGCCAACTACCag GTCTTAAAGGGGATCTAAAACCAAGTTTTAGTCTAATACAAGTTCCCACTTCCAAAGAATGCCAATCTGAATTTGGTGACTCTGAGGCAGAGTCAGAGATATCCATTTCCAAAGTGGTTCAAAACTCAATTGATGAAGACTTGAAGGATGAAGTTTTCAACCATGCCTGCAAAAGCAACGAACTTTCTTTGATATCGACTTCTATACATGCAAGAGACCCTTCGGAGCAAAGGCCGCTTGGTTGGCCATTACTCCGCAGAGCTAGTTCATCAATTCCACAAGCCCCACGTACAAGGAACTTGTCTGTGGTGCAATGGGTAATGAGCTTACCAGATCGTTCCCCACAGCTAAGTCCTCAATGTTCAACTATTGAAGAGAGCCCATTGGAAGGCGATATCAGTGAGATTTTGGATGAGAGTATTAAAACTGGTGTATCTGCATCGTTTGAGCTTCCAAAAGGCTTGGAGCATCTCCTCAAAACAGACTCATCAGTTTGCAAATGGTTCAGTCATGAGGTTCTGAAAACTTCAACTTCTCAGTTCTCCTCAG AAAATATGATTGGGAAAGGAGGTTGTAACCGTGTATATAAGGGGATGCTCCCAGATGGTAAGCCAGTGGCAGTAAAGATTCTGAAGTCAAGCAAAGAAGCATGGAAGGATTTCGCCTGTGAAGTTGATATCATCTCCTCATTGAAGCACAAACACATCACGGCCTTGCTTGGGGCCTGCATGGAAGATAATGCTCTAATCTCGGTTTATGACTTCTTGCCAAGAGGAAGCTTAGAGGAAAACCTACATG GTAAGAACAAAGATAAATCCATATTATCATGGGAAGTGAGATTTAACATAGCTGTTGGGATTGCTGAAGCTCTAAATTACCTGCATAATGAATGTTCTCGGCCTGTTATTCATAGAGACGTCAAGTCTTCAAACATTCTTCTCTCCAATGGGCTTGAACCACAG TTATCTGATTTTGGGCTTGCGATTTGGGGGCCAACAAATTCTTCGTTTGTGACACAAAGCGATGTATTAGGAACATTTGGTTATCTTGCTCCTGAATATTTCATGTATGGGAAAGTAAGTGACAAGATTGATGTGTATGCCTTTGGTGTAGTGCTTCTTGAATTGATATCAGGAAGAAAACCAATTAGCTCCGAGACTCCCAAAGGACAAGAGAGCTTGGTCATGTGG GCAAAGCCAATAATAGAAAGTGAAGATGTAAAAGGTATATTGGATCCAAACTTGGACGGAAAATATGATGAGGTTCAGCTGCAGAGAATGGTTCTTGCAGCAACCCTCTGCATCACACGGGCAGCTAGGCTTCGGCCTAAAATGAGCCAG ATACTAAAGCTCCTAAAAGGGGATAAATATGTCGAAGAATGGGATAACTCTCAACATGGTGATCTaaagaatttggaaagccagGACAATAATGATGACGAGGTTTATCCAAATTCTAGTGCAGAGTTACATTTGAGTCTTGCATTGCTTGATGTTGACGATGATACCACATCATATAGTAGTCTGGAGCAGAGCAACATTCTTTCTTCGGAAGAATACCTGAAAGGAAGATGTAGCAGATCATCTAGCTTTGATTAG
- the LOC133881746 gene encoding protein kinase STUNTED-like isoform X1 yields MVAFCRDWNDLFKNWQVEEEVKAVVKKNVLVSIQMDSRSRELLSWALVKVADPGDCVVAVHVCRCSDQASKNKNLLDGYLEVYEGLCSVKKVDLSGHIFTGSSVRKVLVREAKSHAAVAVVVGISKQKALGGWTSMAKYCTKRLPSTTDVLAIHNGKIVFGRFTNSQLPGLKGDLKPSFSLIQVPTSKECQSEFGDSEAESEISISKVVQNSIDEDLKDEVFNHACKSNELSLISTSIHARDPSEQRPLGWPLLRRASSSIPQAPRTRNLSVVQWVMSLPDRSPQLSPQCSTIEESPLEGDISEILDESIKTGVSASFELPKGLEHLLKTDSSVCKWFSHEVLKTSTSQFSSENMIGKGGCNRVYKGMLPDGKPVAVKILKSSKEAWKDFACEVDIISSLKHKHITALLGACMEDNALISVYDFLPRGSLEENLHGKNKDKSILSWEVRFNIAVGIAEALNYLHNECSRPVIHRDVKSSNILLSNGLEPQLSDFGLAIWGPTNSSFVTQSDVLGTFGYLAPEYFMYGKVSDKIDVYAFGVVLLELISGRKPISSETPKGQESLVMWAKPIIESEDVKGILDPNLDGKYDEVQLQRMVLAATLCITRAARLRPKMSQILKLLKGDKYVEEWDNSQHGDLKNLESQDNNDDEVYPNSSAELHLSLALLDVDDDTTSYSSLEQSNILSSEEYLKGRCSRSSSFD; encoded by the exons ATGGTAGCCTTTTGCAGGGATTGGAATGATCTGTTCAAGAACTGGCAAG TTGAGGAGGAAGTGAAGGCTGTTGTGAAGAAAAATGTATTGGTTAGCATTCAAATGGACAGCCGTAGCAGAGAGCTGCTCAGCTGGGCTCTTGTGAAAGTAGCTGACCCTGGAGATTGCGTGGTTGCAGTTCATGTTTGTCGATGTTCTG ATCAGGCTTCAAAAAACAAGAACTTGTTGGATGGTTATTTAGAAGTTTATGAAGGCCTATGTAGTGTAAAGAAG GTTGATCTCAGCGGTCACATATTCACAGGAAGTTCAGTGAGAAAGGTTCTGGTGAGAGAGGCAAAGAGCCATGCTGCTGTGGCTGTAGTTGTAGGGATAAGCAAGCAAAAAGCTCTCGG GGGTTGGACTTCCATGGCGAAATATTGCACCAAGAGATTGCCTTCAACAACCGATGTTTTGGCTATCCACAATGGGAAAATTGTCTTCGGAAGGTTCACCAATAGCCAACTACCag GTCTTAAAGGGGATCTAAAACCAAGTTTTAGTCTAATACAAGTTCCCACTTCCAAAGAATGCCAATCTGAATTTGGTGACTCTGAGGCAGAGTCAGAGATATCCATTTCCAAAGTGGTTCAAAACTCAATTGATGAAGACTTGAAGGATGAAGTTTTCAACCATGCCTGCAAAAGCAACGAACTTTCTTTGATATCGACTTCTATACATGCAAGAGACCCTTCGGAGCAAAGGCCGCTTGGTTGGCCATTACTCCGCAGAGCTAGTTCATCAATTCCACAAGCCCCACGTACAAGGAACTTGTCTGTGGTGCAATGGGTAATGAGCTTACCAGATCGTTCCCCACAGCTAAGTCCTCAATGTTCAACTATTGAAGAGAGCCCATTGGAAGGCGATATCAGTGAGATTTTGGATGAGAGTATTAAAACTGGTGTATCTGCATCGTTTGAGCTTCCAAAAGGCTTGGAGCATCTCCTCAAAACAGACTCATCAGTTTGCAAATGGTTCAGTCATGAGGTTCTGAAAACTTCAACTTCTCAGTTCTCCTCAG AAAATATGATTGGGAAAGGAGGTTGTAACCGTGTATATAAGGGGATGCTCCCAGATGGTAAGCCAGTGGCAGTAAAGATTCTGAAGTCAAGCAAAGAAGCATGGAAGGATTTCGCCTGTGAAGTTGATATCATCTCCTCATTGAAGCACAAACACATCACGGCCTTGCTTGGGGCCTGCATGGAAGATAATGCTCTAATCTCGGTTTATGACTTCTTGCCAAGAGGAAGCTTAGAGGAAAACCTACATG GTAAGAACAAAGATAAATCCATATTATCATGGGAAGTGAGATTTAACATAGCTGTTGGGATTGCTGAAGCTCTAAATTACCTGCATAATGAATGTTCTCGGCCTGTTATTCATAGAGACGTCAAGTCTTCAAACATTCTTCTCTCCAATGGGCTTGAACCACAG TTATCTGATTTTGGGCTTGCGATTTGGGGGCCAACAAATTCTTCGTTTGTGACACAAAGCGATGTATTAGGAACATTTGGTTATCTTGCTCCTGAATATTTCATGTATGGGAAAGTAAGTGACAAGATTGATGTGTATGCCTTTGGTGTAGTGCTTCTTGAATTGATATCAGGAAGAAAACCAATTAGCTCCGAGACTCCCAAAGGACAAGAGAGCTTGGTCATGTGG GCAAAGCCAATAATAGAAAGTGAAGATGTAAAAGGTATATTGGATCCAAACTTGGACGGAAAATATGATGAGGTTCAGCTGCAGAGAATGGTTCTTGCAGCAACCCTCTGCATCACACGGGCAGCTAGGCTTCGGCCTAAAATGAGCCAG ATACTAAAGCTCCTAAAAGGGGATAAATATGTCGAAGAATGGGATAACTCTCAACATGGTGATCTaaagaatttggaaagccagGACAATAATGATGACGAGGTTTATCCAAATTCTAGTGCAGAGTTACATTTGAGTCTTGCATTGCTTGATGTTGACGATGATACCACATCATATAGTAGTCTGGAGCAGAGCAACATTCTTTCTTCGGAAGAATACCTGAAAGGAAGATGTAGCAGATCATCTAGCTTTGATTAG